From Nymphaea colorata isolate Beijing-Zhang1983 chromosome 6, ASM883128v2, whole genome shotgun sequence, a single genomic window includes:
- the LOC116255891 gene encoding DNA repair protein RAD51 homolog 4 isoform X3: MQDAAQNKGIYLGITQVLSIIDSQHQPWLNGIDLLEDQQNKHVLSTGLEGIDSLLEGGFCEGKFIELVGSSSSGKTQVCLAAAAYIAHKYMCTVMFLDTCSSFSSKRIACHVNGLLELLQKEDKERCFKRVMNSILCRPVLDLLELSKVLHQIESTLASQVKGQHTKMRLLIVDSVSSLIAPILGRNSTGHSAMVSIGYLLKKLAIEYNIAVLVTNHMVVGERGILRPALGESWKRMPHIRLLLSREPGNNICTVSILKHTSLVFLSLFLSLSLPLHLFLNCINVAGAWTNYDVRFSLGVKKKTAAFEKANFRVFLLRLPSAVDGASHKDGSQSYAP, translated from the exons GGAATCACTCAAGTTCTTTCCATTATAGACAGCCAACACCAGCCGTGGTTGAATGGCATCGACCTGCTCGAAGATCAGCAGAATAAACATGTTCTTTCAACAGGACTTGAGGg GATCGATTCCCTTCTTGAAGGGGGCTTCTGTGAAGGAAAATTCATAGAGTTGGTGGGTTCATCATCTTCTGGCAAAACACAA GTTTgtcttgctgctgctgcataTATTGCACATAAATACATGTGTACTGTCATGTTCCTGGATACATGTAGCTCGTTCTCTTCCAAGCGCATTGCATGTCACGTAAATGGTCTTTTGGAACTTTTGCAAAAAGAG GACAAGGAGAGATGCTTTAAAAGAGTGATGAATAGCATACTATGTCGACCAGTCCTGGACCTCCTTGAGTTATCGAAGGTGTTGCATCAAATAGAATCCACCTTAGCATCGCAG GTGAAAGGCCAACATACCAAGATGCGGTTGCTAATTGTTGACTCAGTCTCATCATTGATAGCCCCAATACTTGGAAGAAATTCTACTG GCCATTCAGCAATGGTATCCATTGGTTATCTTCTGAAGAAGCTAGCTATCGAATATAATATTGCAGTGCTG GTCACTAATCATATGGTTGTGGGTGAGAGAGGAATTCTCAGGCCTGCGCTTGGTGAAAGCTGGAAAAGGATGCCCCATATACGGCTGCTACTGTCTCGTGAGCCTGGCAATAATATCTGCACCGTCTCCATACTAAAGCATACCTCTctggtctttctctctctctttctctctctctctctccccctccatcTGTTCTTGAACTGTATCAATGTTGCAGGCGCTTGGACGAACTACGACGTTCGCTTTTCCTTaggggtaaaaaaaaaaacagcagcCTTTGAAAAAGCAAACTTCCGAGTCTTCCTACTAAGGCTACCTTCTGCAGTTGATGGTGCTTCTCATAAAGACGGATCCCAATCGTACGCGCCATAG
- the LOC116255892 gene encoding uncharacterized protein LOC116255892, whose amino-acid sequence MTMGDASAAYIRLVQHLIEKCLLFNMNQEECVETLSRHANIKPVITTVVWKELEKENKGFFEAYSREMGNRRSRAQEAEAEHIILQMINASDC is encoded by the exons ATGACGATGGGTGATGCTTCTGCTGCTTACATAAGGCTG GTGCAACACCTGATTGAGAAATGCCTTCTGTTCAACATGAACCAAGAGGAGTGTGTGGAAACTCTGTCTAGGCATGCCAACATTAAGCCAGTCATCACAACAGTTG tATGGAAAGAACTAGAAAAGGAGAACAAGGGTTTCTTTGAGGCCTACTCTCGCGAGATGGGGAATCGACGGTCCAGAGCCCAGGAGGCGGAGGCCGAGCACATCATCCTTCAGATGATCAACGCCTCAGATTGCTGA